TTTGGATGAATGCAACTTGGTGGTTATCAATTAGAAAGGGATTTCTTTCGGCTCGTAATTATTTCATCCATCTGATCCTTACCATATACCTTAGCTGGAGAATCTTTGATCTTCATGTACGAGTACTATTGCTTAGTTCATCACGatggaactttgatgttgtaattaatcacaaagtttcacCTCATTCTGCAATCTCTATATGTACAATTGTCCTTTTTCCTCCCTAAAACGGATGGTTGGTTTATTTTCTTACTTGCATGTTTTTCTTTTAATAATCTCTCTTTCTGTTTTGCATCTCTGTCTACCCTGTCATATTTGACCAAAGGGCTTATTTAGTCATGGATGTTTGCAATATACATTGATCGAGCATCCTATTCTGAACCCTGTTATCATTTCAATCCGCACCAGAGTGAGTATTTAATAACTTACACTGTTACGTTTTTCTTCTTGATCTAGTTGTGTTTCAGTGAAGATTGCTTGAACAGTTTTTTAGTCATCTGAAATAATACAGTCAGGCAATCTATTTGCATGTCCCAAAATGGTTTCAATCAGTAAGGGCATCCATAGGTTGGATGCTCTAAAGCTCCTAGATGAGGGTATTCAGGGTTCAAGTGCATCATTCGCAGGTTGTGGGAAAGTCCCACTACCTGTGAGAGGAATCACTTTTGCGTTCTCACTTTACATTTTCATTTTCTGGTTGCCTAGTGTCTCTGCTGCGCGGATAGAGCAGAGACTGGACGAAGCACATTCGCAGGAAAATGCTCTAAGCTGGCATTTTTTAAGCAGATATTCTTGACTATGATTCATTGGATATCACACACAAATCTCCCTCGGACGAAGCTGAATCTTTCTTTGGAGCTCGCCACAtggcaaaaaaagaaagaaagggagCGACTGAGTAGTGGAAGAAGGAGTAGGTGGGGGCCCAGTATTACTTTATGCTGTAAATGGAAGATCTTTGTTTTGGACAAAAGCTGACGGTAGAACAGTCTGAAGAGTACTAAAAGTCTGATTTGGCTGACTGACTGTCTCTCTAGGACTAGGACTTGACTGAGTCGGctttaattaaaattaactaactGAAGAAAGCAAGAAAACCAAAGGACACAGAGAGGAAATTCAGTGTGTGCCTGTGTGGACCATACAAGAGGACCTCGTCTTCACCATAACTGTGCAAGTAAGTTATTACGCGGGTCCCTTTCCTTACACACAGATTGTACCTGCATATCTTCATCGTTCCCATAATATTATCCTGCATATCCCCCCTAGAGCTGATATTTTCTGCAGTGGCCCTGACCAGTTAGAAGCTACACATATTTTCATGTGTAGCATAATCTTGAATGACATTCATTCTAAGGGCACACTCACATGCCCCTTACACCGACGACTAGACAGGTGACCAACATTTTACGATTAGAGAAGATTCTATTAGATGTCGGCTAGTTAGTGTTTAATTAGCATGGTAAGACAGTTCTAGAAAGTTGGTGAAACAAAAACTGCAGATATTTCAGTTTTAAGCATTCCACATCCACATGGCAACAAAACACGTAAACAGACTGTCATCAAGATTAACAGTTCAATTCCATGCACGTGGCATGACTAACATAGATTTTGATCGTTACCTCCTAAGTTCTTTCCAACTTattaaaattttataaaaaaaaatacaaaaatacaaaaaatgcCGAAATCAATGGATAGATTAGAAAATTAAGGAGATAAACTAAACAGAAAATATAATTAAAAAACcttaaaatatataaaaaaaaagttaaagcAGAGAAACAAATtccttcttctgattcttcttcttaaaaTAAGTTTGTGCTGTTTTCTGTTTGTTCCCCTTCAGAGAATCAAAAACAAcccattttctttctctcttttggGTCTTTGGTCAAACTTATAATCAACATCACCCACAACATACACTGACTCCTCCTTCACTTTTGCTTTTTTCTCTAAACTCTGTTGTctgccacaaaaaaaaaaaaggacactTATCTTTGAAGATCCTTCTTGAgaaggaggaagaggaagaattatCTATCTATCAAATATCAAAACACCAGGtttggtcttcttcttctttttttcttttcttctacccattattattgttattagtaTTCTCTAGCTTGGACTCATTTCTAATTATTATTGTTTGGTCTTCATTTCAAATGATTGGATGGTTTATTTTCTGGGTTCAGTAGTTAATggtattcctttttcttttctgtgtATGGGTTTTGATTgggtaattttttctttaatttatgTTCATTTCTACTCATGGATCTATCTACTCATTATCAATGAAACCCTGAGTAGTTATTTTTCCTGGAATAGAAACTTTGTTTTGATTGGTATTTGGAGTCTAAACTGCATTTAATGATTCTTACAGGACTGGGTTTTCATCAGTTTTAAGGATTAGTTGAAATGGCTGGTGGGACAGATGATCATGGTGCAGTATTAGGGGATTGGGCAATTTCAAATCCTAGTCCAAGGACATTTTTCTCATCAATCATGAGTGGTGATGATTTTAGTTCAAAATCATTTTTAGATGTTTTTGATGAGAAACTAACTCAGGGGACTTCTGCTGTAATAAAACATAAAATAGGGATGAATTTAGAGGAGGAGGATGGTAAAGAAATTGGTAACTCAAGTGATCTTTTCTCCGCGAATATGCTTTTTATGCAAAAGTCAGGGCCTCTTGGTGGTGGTGGTCTGGCTGAGAGAATGGCAGCAAGAGCTGGATTCAATGCTCCAAGGTTAAACACTGCAAAGATCTCATCTTCTGAAGCTCAATCTCCTTACTTAACAATTCCGCCTGGTCTTAGTCCGACTACTTTGCTTGATTCTCCGGTTTTCCTCTCTAATTCGCTGGTGAGTTATCCTTATTCCCTAACAGTCATGAAGTAGTCGTATTAACCAAGTGTGAGTCTATTTGGTGCTAACATTTGATTTGGTTTCATTTATGTACTATGTTTAATATGATACTTGTGATTCCATTTGGTATCCTTGGCTCTTGTGTCTGTACTGTGACAATGTTAGTTTTACTTACGAGTGCCCATAAAACATCATATTATTAGGGATTGCGCGAGGATCAGATCAAACATTTCCTTCATTGACTCCCTTCAGTACTAGTGTGTCTTCCACCGCCATGTGTAACACCTAACCTTTCATGACCTTTTCTGGCTCAGGCTCAGCCGTCTCCGACTACAGGGAAATTCTCTTTTGCTTTAAATAACAGCAACAACTTCAAGGATAATCCGTTTGAAGATTTTGATAGTTCGTCGTTTGTTTTCAAGCCTCATGCAGAACCTAATTCCTTATACTTTCCTGATGGTGGAACCGAAGTAAGAGTTAGTATATCTTCTCTCGCACTTTAAATTTGCCAAGTGGGCATCATTTTTTTTATCGTAATTGTTTCTGTTGTTGTGTATACAGTTAACTCCTGCTTCAAATCCTCATGAGTCATACGCAAAGAACTCTATACCAGTTCAATCAGTGCAGTCTCTTCCCGCTCGGAATCTACAAGCTGACACATTTCAGTTTGGGAGTAGGACCAATTTGCATCAGACTTTCAATCAGTCGTTTGAGAAAGAAAGCAGTGGAAATAATATATACTCAGAACCTAATGAAACCAGTTCAATAAGTGGCAACCTCGATAATTCGTCGCCGCCGAACGATCGACAAGATGGTGGAGAAGGAGAGAGAGGCAATGGAGATATAAGCACCACCATGGTTGGTAGTGGTGCATCATCTGACGATGGATACAACTGGAGGAAGTACGGGCATAAACAGGTGAAAGGCAGTGAGTTTCCCAGAAGCTATTTCAAGTGCACCCACCCAAATTGccaggtgaagaagaaagtggaacGATCCCAAGAGGGTCACATTACAGAGATCATTTACAAAGGAGCTCACAACCATCCAAAACCTTCCCCTCATAGACGATCTGGTCTTGGATCTTCAAATCCACCATCTGACGCGCAACATGACCTCCCTGAAAACGGTGCAGCTGATTGTGATTCTGTGTGGGCAAGCTCGCAGAGAGGTTGTTCCCTCGCTGGGTCTGATATAAAGAATGATAACCTGGAGATTGGATCCTCTCCAGCTTTATCCCCAGAGTTCTGCAACCCCTCCACCTCGATCCAGGCTAAAGATGGCTCTTGTTTTGAGAACGCCGATTCGTTGAATATCTCTGCTGTTtctaatgatgaagaagaagatgatcggGGTACACATGGAAGTGCATCTTTGGGTTACGAAGGCGAAGGAGATGAATCAGAATCAAAGAGAAGGTTCAAGTTTTTAATTATCGTGCAGTTTATCCTTTAGCCTCTTCTGTAGTTTTTAAGTGACTTACATGCAGTATTTTGTGTATATGGTGTGATTCAGGAAGATTGATGCTTGTGCAATGGACATGAGTGGGGCCACAAGATCAATTCGCGAACCTAGAGTTGTTGTCCAGACAACTAGTGAGGTCGACATTCTTGATGATGGTTACCGCTGGCGAAAGTATGGACAGAAAGTTGTCAAAGGAAATCCAAATCCAAGGTACTATAAATCCGTTTTCTCTCTCTTTCTGATTTTttggttgattctcttgtaattacGTTGCAAAAAGTTACCAATTAAGATATCTGGAAGGAAAAGAGTGTAAATGAGAACTAAACTTGGCAGTGCAAGGAAAGAAGGAAAATAGTACACACCAAATCCCACTTCAAGTTATAAATGATGGCCAAGAAAAAAGTTCAACCCCCCGGGTTACTCTTCCAAATGTCCGCTTCATCATGTAGTGAAGGTTTCACATTTTCAGTATCACTATGAACTAAAATTGAACGTCATTCTATCTTTGTGTTGCAGGAGCTATTACAAATGCACAAATGCAGGTTGTACCGTGAGGAAGCATGTGGAAAGGGCATCACATGATCTCAAATCAGTGATCACAACATACGAGGGAAAGCACAACCATGATGTACCCGCTGCCAGGAATAGCAGCCATGTAAATTCTGGACTTACAAACACAGCATCCACAGGATCAGGGCAAACACACATTCATAGACCGGAACCGACGCAGATCCATGAGAACATTGGAAGGTTTAATGGACAAGCTTCACTTAACGCATTCAACCTTCCTGGAAGACAACAATTAGGCCCCCAATCTGGCTACTCCTTTGGAATAAATCACCCACAAGGTATGCAAAACCATTCAATGACATCACTTGGACCTGGCCAGGGTAAGCTGACTTGTATGGGCATGCATTCGTATCTGGAACAGCAACGGCAGGCCAGTGGCTTAGGGTTTATGATGCCTAAAGGAGAACCAAAAGAGGAGCTCGTTTCTGAGCCTAGTTTGAACCACACCAATGGGGCCTCCTTGTATCAAGGTATCATGAATAGGTTACCCAGATAGCACATGCGAACTTAGAAGCAGAGCAGGAATGGCCTTATTTTTGTACAGTATAATAGCATATTATGTCGGAATCACAATCTTATAGTATCTTTGTACAAAGGTTCTTGGGAATAGTAGCTGTAACTTACCAGAAGATGGTATCCGTCTTATATCAGTGTGTTTTTCTTACTCTGGATGTATGTTAGTATACCTTGTTTACAGTAAACAGCAACAGTTCTTAAAACTTGTTAGCATCAAACATGGCGGACGGTTGTATCTGAAAGAAACAAATGAAAGTCAGAGAGGTGCAGTTGTAGAAAGTATGCATTTGGTAGACTATGTTTCATATTATTCTTACCTGTTGTTCTCGTAGTGTTCTCTCTTTTTCTTGTTTCTCGTTTATCTTAGGTGGTGCAAATTCTTTCCGCAATCATTTCTTGGTTAAATCTGGAACAGCATCTTAATGATCCTGAACCACGTAGAGGGTTTTCCTATTACCAACTTGAACGATCCATAAGACGATTAGTTTTGTACCTTTCACAAGCACAGAACATGGAGAGAAGACCAAACTGGATTTTAACATATTGAAACACAGTAGTTACTGTATGCATCGAGCGAAAACCTACTCAGGGATGGGGAGTGGGGAATTGATATTTAACGATCATATGAATCCGGTAACAACTATAAAGGAGCAATATAACAATCTACAAGGGGAAAATACGGGTCTACAAGATAATTTGTATCAACTGGTAAACTAGACTGGAGAATAAACTGCACATATATCATTCTCTCCCAAGTGTGATGGAGCTACCAGTATGCACAATTTAAGCTGGTTGACCATCCATTATTTTTAATTCCAAGGAGTATTTGTTGATAGCAGGCAAATCACAGATGGCGTTCTCATTGCTTCTGAATCAATAGATGGTAAGAAAGAGATAAGAACCCTGGTTTGGTGGTGACAGTGGACATGGAAAAAGCTTTTGAAAACATAAATCGGTGTTGTCTTGATTATACACTCACAAGATTTGGTTTTGGTAATGTGTAACAATTTGATTAGGTGGTGCAGCCGGTGCTTGTCTATGACTAGATTTGCAATGACCATTAATGGTGTTGCTTCAGGGTGTGGGAATCAAGAAATTGAAGCTTGTGAATTGGCTATACACGCAAAATGGGTTTGGAGGTCGGCTCGGAAAAGACTACGTTATGGGGACAAATTGTACATCAAAAGTTTGGAGTAATATATATTCTTCCTTCCCCCAATACTTCTAAAAATCCGGTTGCTTCTAGTTTATGGGCAGGCATTTTGAATTCTATAGAGTTAGTAGTTAAATGTTCCCACTTGAAACCCAAGAACGGTGCTAGTGCTGTCCTGGAAAGACATAGGTTGAATACTCCTTTGTAGACTTTGTTTCATTTGCTTATTCAAAATTTCAAGATGGAAGAATGCTTCTGAGTTAGCTACTAATTCAGATGGAGGGAATCTGAATTTTTCTAAGAATCTTAAGGCGAGGATGAAACGGCTTGGTTATATGGTAAGAGGTTTACGGTGGGTGCAACTTATGATACTTTTGATCACAAGGCTTTCAttgtatttccttataaacaaTTATGGAATGCTTTCATTCCATTAAAGGTATCTTTCTTAGTTTGGACCTTGCTATAAAGGCGCCCAACAAGAAATTTTCTCTATCGAGCTGAGAAGGTGCAATCTCCTCTTTGTCTTTTTTGTGCTTCTGAAAAGGAAACAAACTCATATTTATTTCTTCATTGCAAGTTTACTAGCAAGGAACTACTTCTTTAATAACCTAGGTTTAAATTGGGTTTTTTAATAATCTGTTAAAGCTATAATCTGGAATCGGAGAGTTtcgaaaccaaaaacaaagaaacaGAGGATTTGGTTTCTTTTACCTTTCGCAGTTTGGTGGATTATTTGCAAATAAACTTAGGAGAAGTAAGCAACTCATCATTGCAGTTAAGTACACTATGTTCAATTGCTTATTTCATACCAACACTTTTGATGGTTACCTTCTTTCAACTTTAATATGTAATTGGGATGCTTTTGTGAACCGTTCTTGACATATTTTTGTTTTGCTCTTCTTTGAGCTGATGCACTTTTATCACCTTGAGTGACACtctttttaatatattttgcCTTTTCAGTCAAAAAAGGTATTGCTTCAGGTTTGTGTAGAAGTGAAAAGGGTATAGAACAAGGTGGTCAAATATGTCTCTTTCTATTTATAATCGTGGTGGAGGTTCCCTCTGCTTTGATCAAGAAAGCTGCTCGCATGCAGTTGATTGCTGGTTTCAAACCTGTAGTAGGTGCTAATGCTATCCACCATTTTCCTTTTGCAGAGGACTTGATAGTGTTTTTGGATGATGATGTGGTGCAAGTTCAAAAGTTAGAAAATATCTTACTGGATTTTAAATTGATTTCTCGTTTAAAAGTAAATTTCAGTAAAAGTGCATTTATTGCAGTAAAAAATGTTATGAATGCTGCAGAATGTGCAACTACTTTTGGATGCCAAATGTCTAGTTTTCCTATGAAGTGTATGCAGGCCCGATCCTGCACTTTTGGAGGCCTAAAGCCGTAGAAAATTTGGTGCCCCTTGTTAAGCAGAAAGCttacaaaacaaaatcaattttCTTTTGGTCCCTcacaaattttttattttactaGAGGCCCCTTGCAAGTCTGTTTTTTTCATTTTGCACCATGTAGGAAATAAGTTTTACGTGATTTCTTTTTTATATCATTTGAAATCTTAAAAAATATATCCAGTTTTGTGCCCTCCTTCTTTGTGTGGCCTCAAGTGCGGCTTATCCCGCTTATATGGCAGGGCTGGCTTTGAGCGTATGGGAATTCTTTTAGGCAGTAAATCAAAAGTTGTGGAGGTTCGGATGTTATCTTGcataattttcataaaaaatgggaaaaatattgtttggtccttttttaggtggtctcaTGTTTGCTTATGGGTTGTAACGGCGTCAGTAACAGCTGTAGGCCGTTACAAAATGACACGTGGTAATAGCTGAGGGCCATTACGAA
The nucleotide sequence above comes from Papaver somniferum cultivar HN1 chromosome 8, ASM357369v1, whole genome shotgun sequence. Encoded proteins:
- the LOC113302291 gene encoding probable WRKY transcription factor 2 — encoded protein: MAGGTDDHGAVLGDWAISNPSPRTFFSSIMSGDDFSSKSFLDVFDEKLTQGTSAVIKHKIGMNLEEEDGKEIGNSSDLFSANMLFMQKSGPLGGGGLAERMAARAGFNAPRLNTAKISSSEAQSPYLTIPPGLSPTTLLDSPVFLSNSLAQPSPTTGKFSFALNNSNNFKDNPFEDFDSSSFVFKPHAEPNSLYFPDGGTELTPASNPHESYAKNSIPVQSVQSLPARNLQADTFQFGSRTNLHQTFNQSFEKESSGNNIYSEPNETSSISGNLDNSSPPNDRQDGGEGERGNGDISTTMVGSGASSDDGYNWRKYGHKQVKGSEFPRSYFKCTHPNCQVKKKVERSQEGHITEIIYKGAHNHPKPSPHRRSGLGSSNPPSDAQHDLPENGAADCDSVWASSQRGCSLAGSDIKNDNLEIGSSPALSPEFCNPSTSIQAKDGSCFENADSLNISAVSNDEEEDDRGTHGSASLGYEGEGDESESKRRKIDACAMDMSGATRSIREPRVVVQTTSEVDILDDGYRWRKYGQKVVKGNPNPRSYYKCTNAGCTVRKHVERASHDLKSVITTYEGKHNHDVPAARNSSHVNSGLTNTASTGSGQTHIHRPEPTQIHENIGRFNGQASLNAFNLPGRQQLGPQSGYSFGINHPQGMQNHSMTSLGPGQGKLTCMGMHSYLEQQRQASGLGFMMPKGEPKEELVSEPSLNHTNGASLYQGIMNRLPR